One window from the genome of Cucumis melo cultivar AY chromosome 10, USDA_Cmelo_AY_1.0, whole genome shotgun sequence encodes:
- the LOC103495180 gene encoding sister chromatid cohesion 1 protein 1, with amino-acid sequence MFYSHQLLARKAPLGQIWMAATMHAKINRRKLDKLNIIKICEEILNPSVPMALRLSGILMGGVVIVYERKVKILYEDVTRLLIEINEAWKVKAAPEPTALPKGKSLAKKEAVTRPEKDPNDVSYDTSPMKFQQTAFFSMRLDSVDEPYINDKTVEDDPSQNFHQSFIPSLELIFCITIKFMMPDIENITLIERFDMYQSKTSTFDRFERFDIEEYEDTQPDFASVDQTQIPATVRPSPPPPDKYPEGPPDAEVQDQHLEHNVDQPAKESKEHRQLEQEARKRKAKRTAASLMDYEQTIIPGHVYQSWLKDVSDLISRRRRKRKVLSLQPQRTGPMFTKKIVTLMDLPPVVLSERLFTEGSREAYYPAPLLELWMRSIRQSPDSPSDHYSGVGSQSFGGSMEKLMTGQVNDGAEIPLEELGPNIMDNVMEMAERNQMGTPGNSGFGVRSVSSSASEHDVLSKNSGTDSVRFNKKRPYSSSKRSSGGLEPVAEENPWSHHSDPNFKLARLSENDPDLLEETALTQTQVSQAAFKHPPADKITDSIRMQMKAHFDTPGAASTESLNNLAAGMNRKAAAMLFYQTCVLASSDYLKVNQQVPFGDIFISKGTKM; translated from the exons ATGTTTTACTCGCATCAGCTTCTAGCTCGCAAAGCTCCTCTAGGCCAAATCTG GATGGCTGCGACAATGCACGCGAAGATTAATCGGAGGAAGCTCGATAAGTTGAACATAATCAAAATTTG TGAGGAGATTTTGAATCCTTCGGTTCCGATGGCTCTAAGACTCTCGGGGATTCTTATGG GTGGCGTTGTCATTGTTTATGAACGGAAAGTTAAAATTCTTTACG AGGATGTAACTCGCCTTCTG ATTGAGATAAACGAAGCATGGAAAGTGAAAGCAGCTCCAGAGCCCACCGCCCTTCCCAAAGGAAAATCTCTGGCCAA GAAGGAAGCTGTTACTAGGCCTGAGAAGGATCCGAACGATGTTTCCTATGACACCTCTCCAATGAAGTTTCAGCAAACCGCATTTTTTAGTATG CGGCTTGACAGTGTGGATGAACCCTATATCAACGACAAAACGGTGGAAGATGACCCATCACAAAACTTCCATCAAAGTTTTATTCCGTCCCTTGAACTCATTTTCTGCATAACTATTAAATTCATGATGC CTGATATTGAAAATATAACCTTAATTGAGCGTTTTGATATGTATCAATCAAAGACAAGTACATTTGATCGGTTTGAAAG ATTTGATATTGAAGAGTACGAGGATACACAACCAGATTTTGCATCTGTAGATCAAACACAAATTCCAGCTACTGTTAGACCTTCCCCTCCTCCTCCAGACAAGTATCCAGAAG GCCCTCCTGATGCTGAAGTCCAGGACCAACATCTTGAACACAATGTTGATCAGCCGGCCAAGGAATCCAAGGAGCATAGACAG CTGGAGCAGGAGGCAAGAAAAAGGAAAGCAAAAAGAACAGCAGCCTCTTTGATGGACTATGAACAGACCATCATTCCTGGACATGTATACCAATCTTGGCTAAAAGATGTCTCGGATCTGATctctagaagaagaagaaagagaaaggttCTTAGTCTTCAACCT CAGCGGACAGGTCCAATGTTCACTAAGAAGATAGTCACTCTCATGGACCTTCCTCCTGTGGTGTTAAGTGAACGCTTGTTCACAGAAGGAAGTAGAGAAGCCTACTATCCAGCTCCTCTCCTAGAGTTATGGATGAGAAGTATACGTCAATCCCCTGACTCACCTTCTG ATCATTACAGTGGAGTTGGTTCTCAGTCGTTTGGAGGTTCCATGGAGAAGCTAATGACCGGACAAGTCAATGATGGTGCCGAGATTCCTCTGGAAGAACTTGGACCCAATATCATGGATAATGTTATGGAGATGGCTGAAAGAAATCAAATGGGTACACCTGGAAATTCCG GATTTGGAGTGAGGTCAGTTTCAAGCTCAGCATCTGAACATGATGTGCTATCAAAAAATTCAGGGACTGATTCTGTACG GTTCAACAAGAAAAGACCTTATTCTTCATCTAAGCGAAGTAGCGGAGGCCTCGAACCTGTAGCTGAGGAGAATCCATGGTCTCATCATTCTGATCCAAATTTCAAGTTAGCGAGGTTGTCTGAAAATGATCCAG ATTTATTGGAAGAAACTGCATTGACACAAACTCAAGTTTCTCAAGCTGCTTTCAAGCATCCTCCTGCTGACAAGATAACTGATTCCATTCGAAT GCAAATGAAGGCACATTTCGATACGCCAGGAGCCGCATCAACAGAATCTCTAAACAATTTGGCTGCTGGAATGAACCGCAAAGCAGCTGCTATGCTCTTCTATCAAACTTGCG TTCTAGCTTCAAGTGATTACTTAAAGGTCAACCAACAAGTTCCCTTTGGAGATATTTTCATCTCTAAAGGTACAAAAATGTGA